The following proteins come from a genomic window of Nitrospira sp.:
- a CDS encoding Tetratricopeptide TPR_2, with translation MPNPRIEPLKKVLAMDPSDDVAWFGLGKAYMDDGNFEEAAKSLRQCVTVKPTYSAAYLALAQSLQKLGRLDECRTVCATGIDVSTKNGDAMVTKNLETLKLALPS, from the coding sequence ATGCCGAATCCAAGAATTGAGCCACTGAAGAAGGTCCTCGCCATGGATCCAAGCGACGACGTCGCCTGGTTCGGGCTGGGAAAGGCCTACATGGACGATGGGAATTTCGAAGAAGCCGCCAAATCCTTACGCCAGTGCGTGACCGTTAAACCAACCTATTCAGCCGCCTATCTCGCACTCGCTCAGTCGCTCCAAAAACTCGGACGTCTGGATGAGTGTCGGACCGTCTGTGCCACAGGCATCGACGTTTCAACAAAGAACGGCGACGCCATGGTCACAAAAAACCTCGAAACGTTGAAGCTCGCACTGCCATCGTGA
- a CDS encoding hypothetical protein (Deacetylases, including yeast histone deacetylase and acetoin utilization protein) produces MGKTGLVYHPAYLEHDMGPRHPESPNRLRAIMHQLEQRGTMARMAKIEARKAEDEWLTQIHLPSYVQSLNRLAPTSGRVSLDADTSMSPGSVNAAYLAAGGALAAVDAIMAQQVDHVFCAVRPPGHHAEAGRAMGFCLLNNVAIAARYVQKKYGITRVLIVDWDVHHGNGTQHSFEDDPSVLFFSTHQYPHYPGTGRGTERGKGAGVGYTVNVPMEAGEGDEAYRAIFLKALVPAADAFKPEFVIISAGFDAHKDDPLAGMGLTEAGYADLTKIVVDIAKRHAKGRILSSLEGGYNLTALAHSVDEHINALLHA; encoded by the coding sequence GTGGGGAAAACCGGTCTCGTCTATCATCCCGCCTATCTTGAGCATGACATGGGGCCCCGGCATCCGGAGTCTCCCAATCGGCTGCGCGCGATCATGCACCAGCTTGAACAGAGAGGTACGATGGCCCGCATGGCCAAGATCGAAGCGCGCAAGGCGGAAGATGAATGGCTGACGCAGATTCATTTACCGAGCTATGTTCAATCGCTGAACCGGCTCGCTCCTACGAGCGGTCGTGTCTCGCTTGATGCCGATACCTCGATGTCGCCCGGATCGGTGAATGCCGCGTACTTGGCGGCGGGAGGCGCTTTAGCGGCGGTCGATGCCATCATGGCACAGCAAGTGGATCATGTCTTCTGTGCCGTCCGGCCTCCTGGCCACCATGCTGAAGCAGGGCGTGCGATGGGGTTCTGTCTTTTGAATAATGTCGCCATCGCAGCCCGTTACGTCCAAAAGAAATATGGGATTACCAGAGTGCTGATCGTCGATTGGGATGTCCATCATGGGAACGGGACCCAACATAGTTTCGAGGACGATCCTTCGGTGCTTTTTTTTAGCACGCATCAGTATCCACACTACCCCGGGACGGGACGAGGCACCGAACGGGGCAAGGGAGCGGGAGTAGGATATACCGTCAACGTCCCGATGGAGGCGGGGGAAGGTGATGAGGCGTACCGCGCGATTTTCCTCAAAGCGCTTGTTCCAGCGGCCGACGCATTCAAACCGGAGTTCGTCATTATCTCCGCAGGGTTCGATGCGCACAAAGACGACCCGTTAGCCGGTATGGGTTTGACGGAAGCAGGGTATGCCGATCTGACGAAAATCGTGGTCGACATCGCCAAGCGCCATGCGAAAGGCCGCATCCTGTCTTCTCTTGAAGGCGGGTACAATCTGACTGCGTTGGCTCACTCAGTGGATGAACACATCAATGCGTTATTACATGCTTGA
- a CDS encoding Thiosulfate sulfurtransferase, rhodanese, which yields MKHPLLIDTETLQQHLGRPDLVIIDVRGKAAYEFGGHIPGAVHSTWHEYSDPNAVPKGLLNPDLSQIERILSRLGMNQDSDVVIYSNPFDNWGDEGRMFWMLEYLGHKRLRILDGGWVKWTAEKRPFEHGPVSPTLGHYKAQPVRALIALKEDLKALVREPHPQTAILDARSVEEYLGKEVSGLPRSGHIPSAIHVAWNGFLNKDATVKDLSVMKEILEAKGVRSGQDVICYCTGGVRSGWLYFILKLVGYPKVSNYPGSWWEWSRDFACPAEKDLHALQKILGFDAAAAPKHS from the coding sequence ATGAAACATCCGTTATTGATCGATACCGAAACGCTTCAGCAGCACTTAGGCCGTCCTGATCTTGTCATTATCGATGTTCGCGGCAAGGCGGCATACGAATTCGGCGGACATATCCCCGGGGCCGTGCATTCGACATGGCATGAGTACAGTGATCCCAATGCCGTGCCGAAGGGATTGCTCAATCCCGATCTCAGCCAGATTGAACGGATCCTGAGTCGGCTCGGGATGAACCAAGACAGCGACGTCGTGATCTACTCCAATCCATTCGACAATTGGGGTGATGAAGGGCGGATGTTTTGGATGCTGGAATATCTGGGTCACAAGCGTCTGCGTATCTTGGACGGCGGGTGGGTGAAATGGACAGCCGAGAAGCGACCGTTTGAGCATGGGCCGGTCTCTCCAACATTGGGACATTACAAGGCTCAACCGGTGCGGGCTTTGATCGCGTTGAAGGAAGACCTAAAAGCTCTTGTCAGGGAGCCGCATCCCCAGACGGCTATTTTGGATGCGCGCAGCGTTGAAGAATATCTTGGGAAAGAAGTGTCCGGTCTCCCGCGATCCGGTCACATCCCCTCAGCCATACACGTGGCATGGAATGGCTTCTTAAACAAGGACGCAACCGTCAAGGATCTCTCCGTGATGAAGGAGATATTGGAGGCAAAGGGGGTACGGAGCGGGCAGGACGTCATCTGCTACTGTACCGGTGGTGTTCGATCGGGTTGGCTTTATTTCATCCTTAAGCTTGTCGGGTATCCGAAGGTCAGCAACTATCCGGGATCGTGGTGGGAATGGAGCCGGGACTTCGCGTGCCCTGCCGAGAAAGATCTTCATGCGCTTCAGAAAATCCTTGGGTTCGATGCTGCTGCCGCCCCCAAACATTCTTGA